A single window of Oceanococcus atlanticus DNA harbors:
- a CDS encoding diguanylate cyclase domain-containing protein, with product MQNLRQVRGGRRAVDPTTELKEFDPLTGLASRPFFRFRLEEQWEQSCRNHRPLGFLLLVIDDAASLRRECSKQDWRSFLGTLGSAVSQSCQRRADFAARVRVGEIAAVLSDANEEGTRVVAERIHTALQAHEGIPSHLRLLIGGVSVMPNPSYFANALWMRANEAVEQAAEDTSSRIVVLSGLN from the coding sequence ATGCAGAATTTGCGTCAGGTCAGAGGCGGCAGACGCGCCGTCGATCCAACCACCGAGCTGAAAGAGTTCGACCCGCTCACGGGACTGGCCTCGCGGCCCTTTTTCCGTTTCCGCCTTGAAGAACAGTGGGAGCAGTCCTGCCGTAATCATCGGCCGCTCGGTTTTTTGCTGCTGGTGATTGATGACGCGGCCAGCTTGCGCCGCGAATGTTCCAAACAGGACTGGCGCAGCTTTCTGGGCACCTTGGGTAGCGCGGTCAGTCAGTCCTGTCAACGCCGAGCGGATTTCGCGGCGCGTGTTCGTGTGGGTGAGATTGCTGCGGTTTTGTCCGATGCCAACGAAGAGGGCACGCGGGTGGTGGCCGAGCGTATTCACACCGCGCTGCAGGCTCATGAGGGTATCCCGTCGCACTTACGTTTGCTGATTGGCGGCGTGTCGGTGATGCCCAATCCGTCTTACTTCGCCAATGCTTTGTGGATGCGCGCCAACGAGGCGGTTGAGCAAGCTGCTGAAGACACCTCGAGCCGTATCGTGGTCCTGTCCGGGCTCAATTAA
- a CDS encoding SAM-dependent methyltransferase produces the protein MSKDFFDTAELALNAPQDTAWGNFGYWNEAEEFADAGADLARIVADAIELGADDHLLDLGFGMGEQLRLWHREYALTRLTGLNPSRSQVEFAQSRLPAADYKLHCLGAEALAQVEISPPLSKALALDCAYHFPQREQVFAEVAQRLPSGGLIGWTDLYLPPRELTMGRRAKLTAICATAKIPRENLVTLDDYSAMLERAGLELVEQDDLSDAVLAPFALWWRCSEVQHRLSRRHRLKYDLTAQVVESAAMDDLFRYGLFVARRP, from the coding sequence GTGAGCAAGGATTTTTTCGATACTGCGGAGCTTGCCCTTAATGCCCCGCAGGACACCGCCTGGGGCAACTTCGGCTACTGGAATGAGGCCGAAGAATTTGCCGATGCCGGCGCGGATCTGGCGCGTATCGTGGCCGATGCGATTGAGCTGGGCGCCGACGACCATCTGCTTGATCTTGGCTTTGGCATGGGTGAGCAATTGCGCCTGTGGCATCGCGAGTATGCGCTGACGCGTCTGACCGGGCTCAACCCGTCGCGCAGCCAGGTCGAGTTCGCCCAGTCGCGCCTGCCTGCGGCGGACTATAAGCTGCATTGCCTAGGGGCTGAAGCGCTGGCGCAGGTTGAGATATCGCCGCCCCTGAGCAAGGCCCTGGCGCTGGATTGCGCCTATCATTTTCCTCAGCGTGAGCAGGTCTTTGCCGAGGTCGCCCAGCGCCTTCCAAGCGGCGGCCTGATTGGCTGGACCGACCTGTATCTGCCGCCACGCGAGCTGACCATGGGGCGACGCGCCAAGCTGACGGCGATCTGCGCCACGGCCAAGATTCCGCGTGAGAACCTGGTCACCCTGGATGACTACAGCGCCATGCTGGAGCGTGCCGGGCTTGAACTGGTCGAGCAGGACGATCTCAGCGATGCGGTATTGGCACCGTTCGCTTTGTGGTGGCGCTGCAGTGAGGTACAGCACCGCTTGTCGCGCCGGCATCGCCTCAAATACGACCTGACCGCCCAAGTGGTCGAAAGCGCAGCCATGGACGATCTGTTCCGCTACGGTCTGTTTGTGGCACGGCGGCCCTGA